Genomic segment of Candidatus Methylomirabilota bacterium:
CGATGCGACCCTGGCGCTGGAGGCGTACCATGCGCTCGTCGAGGCGGCGCCCGAGGACCATGAAGCGGTAGAGGCTGCGAAGCTCGTCGGGGGAGAGCTTCGGCTCGAGCGCGGCGTCGAGATGGCCCTCGCTGTCGAGGATCGACAGGTGCTCGACCTGGAATCGCGGCTCGAGAATCGTTCTGGGCATGGGCCGGCCCGGCGCCCTCATTTTACCCCTGGCGGGGAAGTCGCGGGGGGTGCGAAGATGCGCGCCACGGAGGACCGGCGATGACCGACCTCACGCGACGTGGTTTCACGACCGGCGGTGCGCTCGCACTGGCCGGCATCGTGCTCGGCGCGCCCCGGCGCGCGGCGGCCCAGGCCGCGCCCGCGTCCGCCGGGCCGCCCGACCCGCAGCTCGTCGAGGACCTCGTGGCCGCCGGCCGCATCCTCGTGGACCAGAACGTCCTCGACGGCTACGGCCACGTCAGCGCGCGCCACGACCGCGACCCGAGCCGCTACCTGATGACGCGCTCGCTCGCGCCCGAGCTCGTCACCGCGGCCGACATCATGGAGTACGACCTCGAGTCGAACCCGGTGGACGCGCGCGGGCGCGCGATGTTCATCGAGCGCTTCATCCACGGCGAGATCTACAAGGGCCGCCCCGACGTCAAGGCGGTGGTCCACTGCCACTCGCCGTCCGTCATCCCGTTCGGCGTGACGGGCGTCCCGCTCCGGCCGCTCTATCACATGAGCGCCTTCATCTGGGAGGGCGTGCCGGTGTTCGACATCCGCGACGCGATGGGCGGCATGACCGACATGCTCGTGCGCAGCCCGGCGATCGGCCACGCCCTCGCGCGGACGCTCGGGGGCCGCGCCGTGGCGCTCATGCGCGGCCACGGCGCGGTCATCGTGGGTGCGTCGCTGCCCGTCGCGGTGTTCCGCAGCGTGTACCTCGAGATGAACGCGAAGCTCCAGGCGCAAGCGATGGCCCAGAGCGCCAATATCCGGTACCTTGAGCCCGAGGAAGCGCGCCGCGCCGAGGCCTCGATCGCCGGCACGCTCGGGCGCCCCTGGGAGCTCTGGAAGCGCAAGGCGCTCGGAAAGTGAGGCGGTGAATGGCCCGCGTGGGCCCGTTCATCCTGGACAGCGGCGACAGATTTCCGGCGCTCGAGCTCGACACCGTGAAGCACGGGCGCCTGGGGCTTCCCGACTGGTTCGGCGAGCGCTGGGGCGCCTTGCTCGTCTACCGCGGCTGGTGGTGACCCTACTGCAAGCAGCAGTTGGCTGCCTTCGACCGCGCCCAGGACAAGCTCACGCAGGACGGCATCGCGGTGGTGGGGGCGTCGGTCGACCCGGCCGACAAGGCCGGTGAGACCGTCCGCGAGCTCGCGCTGACGATCCCGATCGGCTACGGTCTCCCGCTGAAGGAGACGGCGGCGAAGCTCGGCGCGTTCTACGAGGAGCGGCGTGGAATCCTCCACGCCACGGGCTTCGTCATAAGGCCGGACCGCACGATCGCGGTCGCCCAGTACAGCTCGGGCCCCATCGGCCGGCTCGTCTGGCAGGATGTCCTCGGCCTCGTGCAGTTCGTGAAGAAACAGGCGAAGTAGGAGGAACCGATGAGGGCGATCCGCGTCCACAAGTTCGGCGGCCCCGAGGTGCTCCAGCTCGACGAGGTGACCGACCCGAAGCCCGGGCCGGGGCAGGTGCTGGTGCGCGTCCGCGCCGCCGGCGTGAACCCCGTGGACACGTACGTCCGCTCGGGGAACTACGCGATGCTCCCCGCGCTCCCGTACATCCCCGGCAACGATTGCGCCGGCGTGATCGAGACGGTGGGCGACGGCGTCGCCCGGTTCAAGAAGGGCGACCGCGTCTACGTCGTGCGCACGATCACGCCGATGAGCGGCGCCTACGCGGAGCTCGCGCTCTGCGACGCGTCGATGGTCCACCCGCTCCCGACCAACGTCTCGTTCTCCCAGGGCGCGGCGCTGAGCGTGCCGTATGGCACGGCCTATCGCGGCCTCCATCACAAGGCCCACGCGCGCCCCGGCGAGACGATCCTCGTCCACGGCGCCTCTGGCGGCGTCGGCATCGCGGCGGTGCAGCTCGCGCGCGCTCACGGGATGATCGTCGTCGGAACGGCCGGAAGCGAGCGCGGGCGCAAGCTCGTCCAGGAGCACGGCGCCCATCACGTCCTCGACCACTCGACGCCCGACTATCTCCAGAAGCTCATGGAGCTGACGGGCGGGCGCGGCGCGGACGTGATCCTCGAGATGCTCGCCAACGTGAACCTCCAGAAGGACCTCGACGTCGTCGCGCGCTTCGGCCGGATCGTCGTGATCGGCAACCGCGGGTCCATCGAGATCAACCCGCGCGGCGCGATGGGCAAGGACGCGGCGATCCTCGGCCTGGCGCTCTGGAACGCGTCGCCGGAGGAGATGGCGTCGATCCACGCGGCCGTGGGCGCCGGGCTCGCGAACGGCACGCTGGAGCCCGTCGTCGGCCAGGAGCTGCCGCTGAAGGAGGCGGTGCGGGCGCACGAGGCCGTCCTCAAGCCGGGAGCCTACGGGAAGATCGTCCTGATCCCCTGACGGGGAGCGCTACTTCTTGCCGCCCTGCGCCTTCCGCGCGGGGGCCGGCACCTGGGCGCGCCCGGCCTTCGCGAGCGGCTTCTTCTCGGCGGGCGCGGCGGCCTCGGCCGCGGCGACGCGCTTCGCGAGGCTCTGCTTGAGCGCGTCCATGAGGTCGATCACCTGCGCGCGCTTGACCTCGGGCCCGGCGGCGGCGACCTCCTTGCCCTCGACCTTCTGGTTCACGAGGTCGAGGACGCGCTGCCGGTACTCGTCCGCGTAACCCTCCGGCCGGAACGCGTCCTTCGAGAGGCCGTCGATGAGCTGGAGCGCCAGCTCGAGCTCGCCTTCCTTGATCTTCGCGGACTCGCCGCGCTCGATCTCGCCGAAGCTCCGGACCTCGTCGGCGAAGTACATGGTGTGGAGCATGAGCCCGCCCTGCGCGGGCCGGATCAGGACGAGGCTCTCCTTGCCGCGCATGACGAACTTCGCGAGCGCGACGCGCCCGTGCTTCGCCATCGCGTCGGCGAGCAGGCGGTACGCCTTGTCGCCGCCCTTGTCGGGACCGAGGTAGTAGGTCTTCTCGAAGTAGATCGGGTCCACCGACTCGAGCGGGACGAACTCGGCGATGTCGACGATCTTCGAGGCCTCGCCCTCGAGCGCCTTCAGCTCCTCGTCGGTCACGCGCGCGTACTGGTCCTTGGCGAACTCGTAGCCGCGGACGAGCGCCCCGCGCTCGACGACCTCGTTGCAGACCGGGCAGAAGGTCTGCTGCTTGATCCGCGAGCCGCACTTGGCGTGCAGGAGGTTGAAGGACACCCCCTGCGAGGAGACGGCGGTGTAGAGCTTGATCGGGATGGAGACCAGCCCGAACGAGATCGTGCCGGAGCCGATCGCATGCGGCGGCATGGTTTGCACGATAGCACGAGGGTCCCTATGATGCGCGCAGGCTTGCCGAGGTCCCATGGATAGCGTGCCCTTAGCGCCGGAGCGCCGACATATCGGGGTCGCGACCGTGTTCGCGGCGCTGGTCCTGCTCGCGTTCGTCGGCGTCATGGTCTGGCTCCACCACGGCGCGTCGCGCGTGGAGGAGGTCGCCGAGCCCGAGCGCGCGCTCGCAGCCGTCGTCGGACGCACGCTCGATCTCGACGATGGCCTCGCCCGGGCGCCCGCGTGGGAGCGGCGGCTCTACGCCCTGCTCGTCGGGAGCCGCGCCGAGGACCTCGCGCAGGCGATCGTCTGGTACGACGAGCTCGAGGCGCTCTCGCCCGATCCCGGCGTGGACTTGTGCCTGGCGATCCTCGAGGGCGAGGCCGGGCGCCTCGACCGCCTCCGCCGCCGTGTCCGGGCGTGGGAGCTCCGCGAGCGGCCTCTGCCCGCCCTCGCGGGCCTCGTCCGCGCCGCCTATCTCGACGGGGCGGCCGACCCCGGCCCGGCGGCCCGGCCGATGCTGAACGCCGCGCTCGGGCCGGGCTGGTTCCGCGACCGGCTGGCGCTCGCCCTGGCCGCGCGCGCCGGCGACGGCGCGCTCGCCGCGGCGGCGGGCGCGGAGCTCGCCGAGCGCGGGCGCCGGCTGCTCTGGCGGCTGCGCGCCTTCGCCCTCGCGCAGGCGGCAATCTTCGCGGCGGGCGTGGTCGCGCTCGCCCGGCTCGTCCGGCGGCGCGGCGCCCGGGCGCGCCCCGGCTCGGCGGCGCTTCCGCCGCCGTGGAGCGGCCGCGACGGGGCTGTGGTCCTCATCCGCGGCGGCGCGGTCGGCGCCGTGCTCATGACCGCGTTCTTCCTCGTCCCGGCGGACGGCGCCGGGCGGTCCGCCGTGCGCGTCGCCCTGGCGACGGCGGCGAACCTCGCCTTCGTGCCCGTCCTCCTCATGGCGCGCCGGCGCCTCCTGCGTCCGGCCGGCGTCGGTCTCGCCGCCGGATTCGGCCTGGCGCCGTCGCGGCGCGACCTCGGGACGCTCGCGGCGGTGCTCTTCGCGGTGCTGGCGCTCGGCCAGGCGGGCGGGTGGGGGATCGACTTCACGGCCCGCGCCCTCGGCCTCTCGTCGCACTGGACCGAGTGGTTCGAGGCGGATCTCGCGTGGGGCGGGCGCCTCGTGGTCGGCGTCACCCTCCTCGACGTCGTCGCGCTCACGCCGGTCCTCGAGGAGCTCCTGTTCCGCGGGCTGCTGTTCGCGACGCTCCGCCGCGGGCTCGGCGTGCCCGCGGCGGCGGTCGCGAGCGCGGCGGTCTTCGCGGTCGCGCACGGCTACGGCACGCTCGGGTTCGCGAGCGTCTTCTGGAGCGCGTGCCTGTGGGCGTGGGCCTACGAGAAGACCGGGAGCCTCTGGCCGTGCATCGGGGCGCACGCCGTGGACAACCTCGGCGCGTCGCTCTCGGTCCTGCTGGTGCTCCGTGGTTAGGCGCGACCTCGACGCCTACCGGCGCAAGCGCGACCCGGAGCGGACGCCCGAGCCCTTCGGCGGCCGCCGGTCCACTGACGGCCATCTGTTCGTCGTGCACAAGCACTCGGCGCGCCGGCTCCACTACGACCTCCGGCTCGAGATCGGCGGTGTGCTCGCGAGCTGGGCCGTGCCGAAGGGGCCGTCCGTGCGGCACGGCGAGAAGCGCCTGGCCGTCCACGTCGAGGACCATCCCCTCGAGTACGCCGACTTCGAGGGCGTGATCCCCGAGGGGAGCTACGGTGCGGGACCGTCGATCGTCTGGGACCGCGGCGCGTTCCGCCCGCTCGGCGACCGGCCCGCGCGCGAGCAGGTGGAGCGCGGCAAGCTCGAGTTCGAGCTCTCCGGGGTGAAGCTCCGAGGACGGTGGGTGCTCGCGCGGATGAGCGGCAAGGACCGCGAGTGGCTCCTGCTCAAGAAGCGCGACGCGTTCGCCGACGGCGAGGAGCCCGTCGAGCGCTGGCCGGAGTCGGTGCTCTCCGGCCTCACCGTCGAGGAGCTCCGCGACGGGCCGAAGCGCCTCGCGACGCTTGCCACCCGGCTCGACGAGCTCGCGGCGCCGCGGCGCGAGGTCGCGCCGCGCGCCGGCGGGTTCATGCTCGCGACGCTCGCGGCCGAGCCCTTCTCCGATCCCGCGTGGCTCTTCGAGATCAAGTACGACGGCGTCCGGGTCTTCGCGGCGCGCGCGGGCGAGCGGGTCGAGCTCGTCGGACGGAGCGGCGCCGACGTGACCGGGCGCTACCCGGAGGTCGTGCGCGCGCTCCGCGCGCTCCCGCTCGAGCGCTTCGTCCTCGACGGCGAGATCGTCGCGCTCGACGACGCTGGACGCTCGAGCTTCCAGCGGCTCCAGACCCGCATGAACCTCACGCGGGCCGCCGACGTCGAGGCGATGGCGCGTGAGGTGCCCGTGAGCGGCGTCTTCTTCGACGCGCTCGCCCTCGACGGGCGCGACCTCCGCGCGCTCCCGCTCGACCGGCGCCGGGAGCTGCTCGCCCTGCTCCTGCCGCCGCGCGGCGTCGTGAGCCGCGGCGACTACGTCCTCGAGCACGGCCGCGAGTTCTTCGAGGCCGCCGCCGAGCAGCGGCTCGAGGGCATCGTGGCGAAGAAGCGGGCGAGCGCCTACGTGGCGGGGCGCTCGCGGGACTGGCTCAAGCTCAAGTGCCAGCGCCGCCAGGAGTTCGTGATCGGCGGCTACACGGCGCCGCAGGGCTCCCGCGCCCACTTCGGCGCGCTCCACCTCGGCCTCTACGAGCGGGGGCGGCTCGTGTACGTCTCGAAGGTCGGGACCGGCTTCGACGACGCGACGCTCGCGCGGATCGCCGAGAAGCTCCGGCCACTGGCCCGGCCGACCTCACCCTTCGACGCGGGCACGCCCGCGGGGCGCGGCCACCACTGGGTCGAGCCGAAGCTCGTCTGCGAGGTGCGCTTCACGGAATGGACCGCGGACGGCGGGCTCCGCCATCCCGCCTTCCTCGGGCTGCGCGACGACAAGCGCCCCGAGGACTGCCGGCGCGAGGAACCGACTCCTGGGCCGCGGGGGCGCAGGCAGCCCTCCTCGACCACGCTAGCTCTCAGCGCCGCAGGCCGGTCCGGGGGGTCGGCGCCGGAGGCAGCGCGCAGAAGCTACGGGTCTCGGAAGGCTCCCCGCGCTCCCGCCCCCGCATCCCCGCTTCCATCCCGCTCACGCGGGGCGGTCGCGGCGCTCGAACGTCCGGAGGTCGTGGTCACCAATCCGGGGAAGGTGTTCTGGCCGGAGGAGAAGTACACGAAGGCCGATCTCGTCGGGTACTACGATCGCGTCGCGCCGTTCCTGCTGCCGTACCTCCGGGACCGGCCGCTCGTGCTGACGCGCTATCCCGACGGGATCGCGGGGAAGTCGTTCTTCCAGAAGGACGCGCCCGCGTGGACGCCCGAGTGGGTCCGCACGGAGCGCATCTATTCGAAGGACGCCGGGCGTGACATCGACTACTTCATCGTGAACGACCGCGAGAGTCTGCGCTACGTGGCGAACCTCGGCACGATCCCGCTCCACATGTGGGGCTCGCGGATCGGCTCGCTCGACCGCCCGGACTGGCTCGTCCTCGACCTCGATCCGAAGGGCGCGCCGTTCACCGATGTCGTCAGGGTGGCGCGCGCGCTCCGCGGCCTGCTCGAGGAGCTCGAGCTCGAGAGCCACGTCAAGACGTCGGGCGCGACGGGGCTCCACATCCTGCTCCCGCTCGGCGCGCGCTACGACTACGAGACCGTGCGCACGTTCGCCCGGCTCCTCGCGCTGCTCGGCGTCGACGCGGAGCCGGAGATCGCGACGCTGGCGCGCCCGATCAAGTCCCGCGGCGGCAAGGTCTACGTGGATTGGGGCCAGAACGGCCACGGCCAGACGATCGTCGCGCCCTTCTCCGTGCGCCCGCTGCCGGGCGCGCCCGTGTCGTGCCCGCTCCGCTGGGACGAGGTGACCGCGC
This window contains:
- a CDS encoding thiamine pyrophosphate-dependent enzyme; the encoded protein is MPRTILEPRFQVEHLSILDSEGHLDAALEPKLSPDELRSLYRFMVLGRRLDERMVRLQRQGRIGTFAPIKGQEASQLGSAFALRPTDWMVPSFRETAAMIWRGWPIEKLLLFFAGYVEGGQPAP
- a CDS encoding class II aldolase/adducin family protein, with translation MTDLTRRGFTTGGALALAGIVLGAPRRAAAQAAPASAGPPDPQLVEDLVAAGRILVDQNVLDGYGHVSARHDRDPSRYLMTRSLAPELVTAADIMEYDLESNPVDARGRAMFIERFIHGEIYKGRPDVKAVVHCHSPSVIPFGVTGVPLRPLYHMSAFIWEGVPVFDIRDAMGGMTDMLVRSPAIGHALARTLGGRAVALMRGHGAVIVGASLPVAVFRSVYLEMNAKLQAQAMAQSANIRYLEPEEARRAEASIAGTLGRPWELWKRKALGK
- a CDS encoding NADPH:quinone reductase, with protein sequence MRAIRVHKFGGPEVLQLDEVTDPKPGPGQVLVRVRAAGVNPVDTYVRSGNYAMLPALPYIPGNDCAGVIETVGDGVARFKKGDRVYVVRTITPMSGAYAELALCDASMVHPLPTNVSFSQGAALSVPYGTAYRGLHHKAHARPGETILVHGASGGVGIAAVQLARAHGMIVVGTAGSERGRKLVQEHGAHHVLDHSTPDYLQKLMELTGGRGADVILEMLANVNLQKDLDVVARFGRIVVIGNRGSIEINPRGAMGKDAAILGLALWNASPEEMASIHAAVGAGLANGTLEPVVGQELPLKEAVRAHEAVLKPGAYGKIVLIP
- a CDS encoding Ku protein; amino-acid sequence: MPPHAIGSGTISFGLVSIPIKLYTAVSSQGVSFNLLHAKCGSRIKQQTFCPVCNEVVERGALVRGYEFAKDQYARVTDEELKALEGEASKIVDIAEFVPLESVDPIYFEKTYYLGPDKGGDKAYRLLADAMAKHGRVALAKFVMRGKESLVLIRPAQGGLMLHTMYFADEVRSFGEIERGESAKIKEGELELALQLIDGLSKDAFRPEGYADEYRQRVLDLVNQKVEGKEVAAAGPEVKRAQVIDLMDALKQSLAKRVAAAEAAAPAEKKPLAKAGRAQVPAPARKAQGGKK
- a CDS encoding CPBP family intramembrane glutamic endopeptidase, whose product is MPLAPERRHIGVATVFAALVLLAFVGVMVWLHHGASRVEEVAEPERALAAVVGRTLDLDDGLARAPAWERRLYALLVGSRAEDLAQAIVWYDELEALSPDPGVDLCLAILEGEAGRLDRLRRRVRAWELRERPLPALAGLVRAAYLDGAADPGPAARPMLNAALGPGWFRDRLALALAARAGDGALAAAAGAELAERGRRLLWRLRAFALAQAAIFAAGVVALARLVRRRGARARPGSAALPPPWSGRDGAVVLIRGGAVGAVLMTAFFLVPADGAGRSAVRVALATAANLAFVPVLLMARRRLLRPAGVGLAAGFGLAPSRRDLGTLAAVLFAVLALGQAGGWGIDFTARALGLSSHWTEWFEADLAWGGRLVVGVTLLDVVALTPVLEELLFRGLLFATLRRGLGVPAAAVASAAVFAVAHGYGTLGFASVFWSACLWAWAYEKTGSLWPCIGAHAVDNLGASLSVLLVLRG
- the ligD gene encoding DNA ligase D; its protein translation is MVRRDLDAYRRKRDPERTPEPFGGRRSTDGHLFVVHKHSARRLHYDLRLEIGGVLASWAVPKGPSVRHGEKRLAVHVEDHPLEYADFEGVIPEGSYGAGPSIVWDRGAFRPLGDRPAREQVERGKLEFELSGVKLRGRWVLARMSGKDREWLLLKKRDAFADGEEPVERWPESVLSGLTVEELRDGPKRLATLATRLDELAAPRREVAPRAGGFMLATLAAEPFSDPAWLFEIKYDGVRVFAARAGERVELVGRSGADVTGRYPEVVRALRALPLERFVLDGEIVALDDAGRSSFQRLQTRMNLTRAADVEAMAREVPVSGVFFDALALDGRDLRALPLDRRRELLALLLPPRGVVSRGDYVLEHGREFFEAAAEQRLEGIVAKKRASAYVAGRSRDWLKLKCQRRQEFVIGGYTAPQGSRAHFGALHLGLYERGRLVYVSKVGTGFDDATLARIAEKLRPLARPTSPFDAGTPAGRGHHWVEPKLVCEVRFTEWTADGGLRHPAFLGLRDDKRPEDCRREEPTPGPRGRRQPSSTTLALSAAGRSGGSAPEAARRSYGSRKAPRAPAPASPLPSRSRGAVAALERPEVVVTNPGKVFWPEEKYTKADLVGYYDRVAPFLLPYLRDRPLVLTRYPDGIAGKSFFQKDAPAWTPEWVRTERIYSKDAGRDIDYFIVNDRESLRYVANLGTIPLHMWGSRIGSLDRPDWLVLDLDPKGAPFTDVVRVARALRGLLEELELESHVKTSGATGLHILLPLGARYDYETVRTFARLLALLGVDAEPEIATLARPIKSRGGKVYVDWGQNGHGQTIVAPFSVRPLPGAPVSCPLRWDEVTARLDPKRFTIKTAPARFEKLGDPMRPVLAGGIDLGGVLARIERMFGKKA